A genomic window from Cucumis melo cultivar AY chromosome 8, USDA_Cmelo_AY_1.0, whole genome shotgun sequence includes:
- the LOC127150664 gene encoding uncharacterized protein LOC127150664, whose protein sequence is MAHCDFQIIYEHLVIKGMDPTYNFWYHHGEVCEGDEMENEVDDSFMCEATNFYESTYMGKEDIIHDNSTSRKENKFSQKVEEANTPLYGGCTKYTKMSAVVALYKLKTFNGWSDTSFTSLLGLLHDMLPMDNVISRSIYEVRKLFKEFDLGYQKIHACVKDCCLFRNENEKLESCPHCASSRWKIDERTNQIKQGVPAKVLRYFPIIPRLKRMFKINEVSESLRWHLSHKSTDGKIRHPVDSVAWETIDKKWPEFSMDPRNLRLGLATDGFNPFSNLSSRYSCWPVMLVTYNLPPWLCMKKENIMLTLLIPGPRQPGNDIDVYLQPLVEDLQQLWKGIQVYDIVGNTHFNLRSILMWTINDFPAYGNLAGCTTKGKYACPTCGDSTRSYWLKHSKKFAYMGHRRFLSRAHPYRRKKAWFDGRIEEELPPKIATGSAIYAQLQNFNNCWGKREKKKSKSHKDLSNQRWKKRSIFFDLPYWKELPIRHNLDVMHVEKNVCESIIGTLLDINGKSKDGVNARKDLQLLKIRPDLYPQDCGGRTYLPPAPHTLSKSEKKIFCSRLYKLKLPDGYSSNISKCVSLDECKVMGLKSHDYHVLMQQLLPVVLRGLLPKGPRHAIYRLCSYFNRLCQRIIDREVMLDLEKEVVDILCLLERYMKVLKGYVRNKARPEGCIASCYLADECVDFSNKYFKQSVEVVNSQQRNEEYQNDVILEGRPISSGTSIELFDDVLENAHRYVLFNTSEVEPFIEIHMNELMVLDKRLEKDSNLLWKIHTEQFPLWLKSKIELDSSVEGYSELLKWLANGPRKNAMSYTGYIINGKRFHTKSVEKSTQNNGVAVDATTLCRSSAKDKSQVMDVVAYYGVLQEIILLDYYVYQLPIFKCDWANVRNGVKVEEGFTLVNLHQSQSKFVREPFILASQAKQVFYARENDTSNWYVVLKAPPRGFHDLEMYDENYDDTLVSNENISNAVEDVDESDELTYARQDCEGVFISEVV, encoded by the exons ATGGCACATTGTGATTTTCAAATCATATATGAGCACTTGGTCATTAAGGGAATGGACCCTACATATAACTTTTGGTACCATCATGGGGAAGTATGTGAAGGAGATGAAATGgagaatgaagttgatgatAGTTTTATGTGTGAAGCAACAAACTTCTATGAGAGCACATATATGGGAAAAGAGGACATCATTCATGACAATTCTACATCAAGGAAGGAAAACAAATTTTCGCAAAAGGTGGAAGAGGCAAATACACCATTGTATGGTGGTTGTACGAAGTATACAAAGATGTCAGCAGTTGTAGCATTGTACAAACTGAAAACTTTTAATGGTTGGTCAGATACAAGCTTCACTAGCCTTTTGGGGCTTTTGCATGACATGCTCCCAATGGACAATGTTATTTCAAGATCCATTTATGAAGTTAGAAAATTATTTAAGGAATTTGATTTAGGTTACCAAAAAATTCATGCATGTGTTAAAGACTGTTGCCTATTTAGAAATGAGAATGAAAAGTTAGAAAGTTGTCCTCATTGTGCAAGTTCAAGATGGAAGATCGATGAACGAACAAACCAAATCAAACAAGGTGTGCCCGCCAAGGTATTGAGATACTTTCCTATCATTCCACGACTTAAACGtatgtttaaaataaatgaagttAGTGAAAGTTTACGGTGGCATTTGAGTCATAAAAGTACTGATGGAAAGATCAGACATCCTGTTGACTCTGTTGCATGGGAAACAATTGATAAAAAATGGCCTGAGTTTTCAATGGATCCACGTAATCTTAGATTGGGCCTTGCTACAGACGGGTTTAACCCCTTCTCCAATTTAAGTAGtcgatatagttgttggccGGTCATGCTTGTTACTTACAATCTTCCTCCTTGGTTATgcatgaaaaaagaaaacataatgtTGACACTGTTGATTCCTGGTCCCAGACAACCCGGAAATGATATTGATGTATATCTACAACCCCTTGTGGAAGATTTACAACAACTATGGAAAGGAATACAAGTTTATGATATTGTAGGCAACAcacattttaatttgagatcAATTCTTATGTGGACTATAAATGATTTTCCAGCATATGGAAATCTTGCCGGATGCACTACAAAAGGTAAATATGCATGCCCAACATGTGGAGATAGTACTCGTTCTTATTGGTTGAAACATAGTAAAAAATTTGCATATATGGGTCATAGACGATTCTTGTCAAGGGCTCATCCATATCGAAGAAAAAAAGCATGGTTTGACGGTAGAATAGAAGAAGAGTTACCCCCCAAAATAGCTACAGGTAGTGCAATTTATGCCcaacttcaaaattttaataattgttGGGGAAAacgtgaaaagaaaaagagcaaAAGTCATAAAGATTTGTCAAACCAAAGGTGGAAGAAGCGATCGATTTTCTTCGATCTACCATATTGGAAG GAATTACCAATACGACACAACTTGGATGTCATGCATGTGGAGAAGAATGTATGTGAGAGTATTATAGGTACATTATTAGATATAAATGGAAAGTCAAAAGATGGGGTTAATGCAAGAAAAGACTTACAACTTTTGAAAATTCGTCCTGACTTGTATCCTCAAGATTGTGGAGGAAGAACTTATCTACCTCCAGCTCCACATACATTGTCGAAGTccgagaaaaaaatattttgttcaaGGTTGTACAAACTGAAGTTGCCTGACGGATACAGTTCAAACATTTCAAAGTGTGTATCATTAGATGAATGCAAAGTGATGGGGTTGAAGTCTCATGATTATCATGTGTTGATGCAACAACTTTTACCAGTGGTGCTTAGAGGCTTGCTCCCAAAAGGTCCAAGACATGCAATATACAGGCTATGCTCATATTTTAATAGACTTTGCCAACGTATAATTGATAGAGAGGTTATGTTGGATCTTGAAAAAGAAGTGGTGGACATTTTATGTCTTCTTGAAAG ATACATGAAGGTATTGAAAGGTTATGTACGAAACAAAGCACGACCAGAAGGGTGCATTGCATCATGTTACTTAGCTGATGAATGTGTTGACTTTTCAAACAAGTATTTTAAACAATCAGTTGAGGTAGTGAATAGTCAACAACGTAATGAAGAATACCAAAATGATGTCATCTTAGAGGGTCGTCCTATATCTTCTGGAACTTCAATTGAACTATTCGATGATGTACTTGAAAATGCACATCGATATGTCTTATTCAACACATCAGAGGTGGAACCATTTATAGA GATTCATATGAATGAACTCATGGTTTTAGACAAGAGACTAGAAAAAGATTCCAATCTACTTTGGAAGATTCATACAGAACAATTTCCATTGTGGTTGAAGTCTAAG ATTGAATTAGATTCATCCGTTGAAGGTTACTCTGAGTTGTTAAAATGGCTTGCGAATGGACCACGAAAGAATGCAATGTCTTACACTGGATACATCATAAATGGGAAAAGATTTCACACAAAGAGTGTTGAAAAATCAACTCAAAACAATGGTGTTGCTGTAGATGCTACAACATTATGTCGATCTAGTGCCAAAGATAAATCTCAAGTTATGGATGTAGTTGCTTATTACGGAGTGTTACAAGAAATCATCTTGTTAGACTATTATGTCTACCAGCTTCCAATCTTCAAATGTGATTGGGCAAATGTTCGCAATGGAGTAAAAGTTGAGGAAGGATTCACTCTTGTTAACTTACATCAAAGTCAAAGCAAGTTTGTACGAGAGCCTTTCATACTAGCCTCACAAGCCAAACAAGTGTTTTACGCTAGAGAAAATGACACTTCAAATTGGTATGTCGTATTAAAAGCACCACCAAGAGGGTTTCACGACTTGGAAATGTACGATGAGAATTATGATGATACTTTGGTTAGTAATGAAAACATAAGTAATGCAGTTGAAGATGTTGATGAAAGTGACGAGCTTACTTATGCAAGACAAGATTGTGAAGGTGTTTTCATTTCAGAAGTTGTTTGA
- the LOC127150578 gene encoding uncharacterized protein LOC127150578, translated as MGRLWRAGKSRLVKQIRDAPTKDAILKLMPDNLQSVDDWMDFVSEKTSATFKLKSEKYKAMKKKQLPHTCSRKGYARLAEEMRKSSSDPSLVTRVALWTKAHKRKDGQPVNSQVAETLERIEQTEAETTVSTTNVVDDALSKVLGPDRGHVRGFGFGVTRSKLSLLSHQDHKYKVLEKEYLKMKEEMVEMKTMKDEMIEMKALMLSYLKKQTEPSEELSNATASVLKRLNIPPMPSPSSINNNSQTKCKLLDWYGSGEIVAEGRWSSNDPTAMVHHIPIGPHAIRVWIDVAKKPNAYLWRPTSEMTCIEEALGSTVAWPSDKVIISE; from the exons ATGGGTAGATTATGGAGGGCTGGAAAATCTCGTTTAGTAAAACAAATTCGAGATGCCCCAACAAAGGATGCAATTTTGAAGCTAATGCCTGATAATTTACAATCTGTAGATGATTGGATGGATTTTGTGAGTGAGAAGACTAGTGCAACCTTCAAG TTGAAAAGTGAAAAGTACAAAGCCATGAAGAAAAAACAACTCCCACATACATGTAGTAGAAAAGGGTATGCTCGCTTGGCCGAAGAGATG AGAAAAAGTAGTTCGGATCCATCTTTGGTCACAAGGGTTGCATTATGGACTAAAGCTCACAAAAGGAAGGATGGACAACCGGTGAATTCACAAGTTGCTGAGACACTT GAGCGTATTGAACAAACTGAGGCTGAGACGACAGTTTCAACAACAAACGTGGTTGATGATGCTTTAAGTAAAGTTCTTGGCCCCGATCGTGGTCATGTAAGAGGATTTGGGTTTGGTGTGACTCGTTCAAAACTATCTCTTTTGTCTCACCAAGATCACAAGTATAAGGttcttgaaaaagaatatttgaagATGAAGGAAGAAATGGTAGAAATGAAAACAATGAAAGATGAAATGATCGAAATGAAAGCACTTATGTTATCTTATTTAAAGAAACag ACTGAACCAAGTGAGGAACTTTCAAATGCTACTGCAAGTGTGCTTAAGCGACTAAATATTCCTCCAATGCCTTCTCCATCg AGTATCAATAACAACAGTCAAACTAAGTGCAAGTTATTAGATTGGTATGGCTCGGGAGAGATTGTTGCTGAAGGAAGATGGTCTTCTAATGATCCAACTGCTATGGTCCATCATATTCCTATTGGTCCACATGCAATTAGAGTATGGATTGATGTAGCAAAGAAACCAAACGCATATTTGTGGAGGCCAACATCAGAAATGACATGTATTGAAGAAGCTTTGGGAAGTACAGTTGCATGGCCATCTGATAAAGTGATCATTA GTGAATGA